In the genome of Fervidobacterium nodosum Rt17-B1, the window AGATATATGGAATTGGTTAGAAAAGCTTGCACCTGAAGGAGATTACTATCATCATATGACTGGTGAGACAAATGGGGACGCTCATCTGAAAAGAATACTCGTTCATCATCAAGTGATTATACCTATTACCAATGGGAAACTTGATTTAGGTCCTTGGGAAGAGGTATTCTATGCAGAATTCGATGGGCAGAGAAGAAAAAGGGTAGTTGTTAAAGTTATAGGAGAGTAATAAAATAATCATTTGGGGATGGAACTAATGGAAAGAATCTTAAAGTTTGTTCTGGATTCAGTTATTGAAGGGATTATTCTTGTTGACAAAGATGCAAAAGTAGTTTATGTAAATAACAACGCATGCAAGCT includes:
- a CDS encoding secondary thiamine-phosphate synthase enzyme YjbQ, which translates into the protein MKSYTEYLWFNTQKKKELVHITPKIEGIVEKSGIKEGFCLVSAMHITAGIIVNDNESGLHKDIWNWLEKLAPEGDYYHHMTGETNGDAHLKRILVHHQVIIPITNGKLDLGPWEEVFYAEFDGQRRKRVVVKVIGE